The window TATTGGATAAATCTGTCCAATTTTGCAAAAACATATATCAAACAGCAAAAGATTCAGACTGTCTTGTTATAATGACTGATTGGGAAGAGTTTAAAAATATGAACTTAAAAAAAATTAAAAAAGCATTAAAACAACCGGTAATAATAGATGGGAAAAATATCTTTGAACACCAGAGTATGAAAAATTTGGGATTCATATATAAATGTATCGGAAAAGACTGATGATCTTAATCCCACACCCAAGAGGGTACCCGAGGCACCAAACAATATTCAATAACCAAATTACAATAACCAAACAATATTCAATTTTCAAATCTTAAATTACAAACTTTGGAATTGAGGATTTTGGGATTTCGGGCACCCTCTGGGTGTGTCATTCGTTTAGTACTAAAATTTTGTTGCAAAAATTATAAATAAATGTAAGATATCATAATAGATAGGTTTTGATATTTCTTTAAAAGAGGGGTTATGAAAAAAATATTACAAAACATTAAAAGTTGGGTCGGAAGATTCGCTGGGTTTTTATCAACAGATATAGGGATTGACCTTGGGACATCAAACACACTTGTCTATGTTAAAGGGAGGGGGATATTAGTAGCAGAGCCATCGGTCATTGCCCTTGACAAGGAGACAAATACTGTTCTTGCAGTAGGCGAAGAGGCAAAAAGGATGCTTGGAAAAACCCCGGGCAATATTATTGCAACCCGTCCTATGAAGGATGGTGTAATAGCAGATTTTCAGGTTTCTGAGGCAATGTTAAGATATTTTATAAAGAGGGTTCATAAGAGTGGAATATTTGTTCATCCGAGGATTGTGATTGCGGTTCCATCCTGTATTACAGAGGTTGAACGAAGGGCAGTTACAGACTCTACGCTTCATGCAGGGGCAAGAGCAGTATATCTTGTAGAAGAGCCGATGGCAGCAGCAATAGGAGCAGGATTGCCTGTGCAGGAGCCAGCAGGAAATATGATTGTTGATATAGGTGGGGGGACAACCGAGATTGCAGTTATATCTCTTGCGGGTATTGTTTTTACAAAAAGCCTCAGGATTGGCGGAGATGAGATGGATGATGCTATTATCCAGCATCTGAAGAAAACATATAACCTTTTGATAGGTGAAAGAACAGCAGAACGGATAAAAATAGAGATAGGCTCGGCATTCCCCATTGAAAATGAAATGACGATGGAGGTAAAAGGAAGGGACCTTGCTGTGGGATTGCCAAAAGCCATCACAATATCATCTAAAGAAGTAAGACAGGCACTTTCCGAGCCCATATCTTCAATTATTGAAATTATAAGGATTGCGCTTGAAAGAACACCTCCTGAGCTTTCTTCAGACCTTGTTGAAAGAGGGATTGTTATGGCAGGAGGAGGCGCCCTTTTAAGAGGGATTGATAAACTTATTTCAGAAGAAACAGGACTTCCTGTTCATATTGCGGAGGACCCGTTAAGTGTAGTAGCGTTGGGTACAGGAAAAATATTAGAATCTCCTTACTTAAAAAAGGTAACAGTAAGTGCCCGCCTTGAAAGTTAAATATGACGCACACCAGGAGCAAGGGTTATGTTGTTCTGTTAATTTGTATCAGTATTTTTTTGATTGTGTTCCATAATAAAATCTTTTTTTTATCCCATCTGGATATTTTTTTTTATAAGATATCCCAAGGACCGCTTCTTTTTTTAAATAACATCTCCGCGCCGCTGAAAATATTTAAACAAGTTCCAACCTTATACAAAGAAAACCAAAGATTAAAACAGCAGATAGCCGTTTTTAAAAATCAGGCGGTATTTTTACGGGAAATTGAATCGG is drawn from bacterium Unc6 and contains these coding sequences:
- a CDS encoding rod shape-determining protein (functions in MreBCD complex in some organisms); translated protein: MKKILQNIKSWVGRFAGFLSTDIGIDLGTSNTLVYVKGRGILVAEPSVIALDKETNTVLAVGEEAKRMLGKTPGNIIATRPMKDGVIADFQVSEAMLRYFIKRVHKSGIFVHPRIVIAVPSCITEVERRAVTDSTLHAGARAVYLVEEPMAAAIGAGLPVQEPAGNMIVDIGGGTTEIAVISLAGIVFTKSLRIGGDEMDDAIIQHLKKTYNLLIGERTAERIKIEIGSAFPIENEMTMEVKGRDLAVGLPKAITISSKEVRQALSEPISSIIEIIRIALERTPPELSSDLVERGIVMAGGGALLRGIDKLISEETGLPVHIAEDPLSVVALGTGKILESPYLKKVTVSARLES